Proteins from a genomic interval of Phalacrocorax aristotelis chromosome 3, bGulAri2.1, whole genome shotgun sequence:
- the CRIPT gene encoding cysteine-rich PDZ-binding protein has product MVCEKCEKKLGTVITPDTWKDGARNTTESGGRKLNENKALTSKKARFDPYGKNKFAICRICKSSVHQPGSHYCQGCAYKKGICSMCGKKVLDTKNYKQTSV; this is encoded by the exons ATGGTGTGCGAGAAGT GCGAGAAGAAACTCGGTACGGTAATCACTCCCGATACGTGGAAAGATGGTGCGAGAAACACTACAG AAAGTGGTGGCCGTaagttaaatgaaaacaaagcgTTGACCTCAAAGAAGGCAAG GTTTGATCCTTATGGAAAGAACAAATTTGCAATATGTCGGATTTGTAAGAGTTCTGTCCATCAGCCAGGGTCTCACTATTGCCAAGGATGTGCCTATAAAAAAG GCATCTGCTCAATGTGTGGCAAGAAGGTCTTGGATACGAAGAACTACAAGCAAACTTCTGTCTAA